A DNA window from Deltaproteobacteria bacterium GWC2_65_14 contains the following coding sequences:
- a CDS encoding amino acid-binding protein, producing LCISDTSDFGVLRILVSDVARARRVVMEKQLPARIDDVVAAEIDDVPGSLARVLKPFKESRVNVEYMYALAGGTSGKAVMVFRFSDNDRAIEILKRNHVRLLSADDFGILENPG from the coding sequence CTCTGCATCAGCGACACCTCCGACTTCGGGGTCCTTCGCATCCTCGTGTCGGACGTCGCCCGGGCCCGCCGGGTGGTCATGGAAAAGCAGCTCCCGGCCCGGATCGACGACGTCGTCGCCGCGGAGATCGACGACGTTCCCGGCAGCCTGGCCAGGGTGCTCAAGCCGTTCAAGGAGAGCCGGGTGAACGTCGAGTACATGTACGCCCTTGCCGGGGGGACCTCCGGGAAGGCGGTGATGGTCTTCCGGTTCAGCGACAACGACCGCGCGATCGAGATCCTGAAGCGGAACCACGTCAGGCTGCTCAGCGCCGACGACTTCGGGATCCTCGAGAATCCGGGGTAG
- a CDS encoding aldehyde ferredoxin oxidoreductase, with protein MDIREKVERLSGRMHDRPRYPTQGAVLFVDLERREHRSGYLPREVFRTFLGGRGGNMFLLYNLLPDGREALDPGVPLIFGSGVLTGTVPTAARGNVSSIAPDSDAFLDSNCGDGFPTFLKLHGYDHLVLYGRSAGWTLLEISEERVRFHDAASYLGMDNIDLVRAVERDFTCTERKDMALARITRAGENLVLCSGIMGGPKAIYARGGTGAKMGSLRLKAVMIRGRCTHPDLSQAFKENNREFARKVLSASAVKHALKKVGTPFLYKPSRILGAIAVRNNQETVWDDSLDAGNLDPYRTGMDSCLKCPVRCRPLNDMTPEGVGGWGASALKGVAGNAPYDESQADREHRREKNYRGIRGDGSFDRHDKGEGPDYVTLGKMGPMVGLREPEQVLRLNNILNDLGLDSASTGSAIAWAMELYQRGILSREDTGGLELTWGNYEVIEKLLFLTARREGFGDVIADSSRAVERGRYPREALRYRMAVKGLFQTDPHDSRILKGFALGVAVSTRGMDHLRNRPTLEINARINDDPEFKRALYGGSVSPEPNRYDGKEHAVRACENTFAVGDAVGVCRFATKLFNSPSTAGCEEFALQVRELTGEEFTPEQLDGIGRNITGIERLLNARLGLTEKDDTLPDRWFEEEIRGGPFSGEKIDRARFAQLKARYYALLGLNGAGVPSLAWHRRLAEVTTGFAVEVALPDDIPGAPEGAVIVDEPVRSAAELREALNRRLPHAAKKLEDRSLVVSVNGGLILSNEQDAPVRNGDQVVVMRILSGG; from the coding sequence ATGGACATCCGGGAAAAGGTGGAGCGGCTGTCGGGCCGGATGCACGACCGTCCCCGGTACCCGACGCAGGGGGCCGTGCTCTTCGTCGACCTGGAGCGCCGGGAGCATCGCTCCGGGTACCTCCCCCGGGAGGTCTTCCGCACCTTCCTCGGCGGCCGCGGCGGGAACATGTTCCTCCTCTACAACCTGCTGCCGGACGGGCGGGAGGCGCTGGACCCCGGAGTTCCCCTGATCTTCGGCAGCGGGGTCCTCACCGGGACGGTTCCCACCGCCGCGCGGGGGAACGTCAGCAGCATCGCCCCGGACAGCGACGCATTCCTCGACAGCAACTGCGGGGATGGCTTTCCCACCTTCCTCAAGCTGCACGGTTACGATCACCTGGTCCTCTACGGGCGCTCCGCGGGGTGGACCCTCCTCGAGATCTCGGAGGAACGGGTCCGCTTCCACGACGCCGCCTCCTACCTCGGCATGGACAACATCGACCTCGTCCGGGCCGTCGAGCGCGACTTCACCTGCACCGAGCGCAAGGACATGGCGTTGGCCAGGATCACCCGGGCCGGGGAAAACCTGGTCCTCTGCTCCGGAATCATGGGGGGACCCAAGGCGATCTACGCCCGCGGGGGCACGGGGGCGAAGATGGGCTCCCTCCGGCTCAAGGCGGTCATGATCCGGGGGCGCTGCACACATCCCGACCTCTCGCAGGCCTTCAAGGAGAACAACCGGGAGTTCGCCCGGAAGGTCCTGTCGGCCAGCGCGGTCAAGCATGCGCTGAAAAAAGTCGGGACCCCCTTCCTCTACAAGCCGAGCCGGATCCTGGGGGCCATCGCGGTCAGGAACAACCAGGAGACGGTCTGGGACGACTCCCTGGACGCGGGCAATCTCGACCCCTACCGCACCGGCATGGACAGCTGCCTGAAATGTCCCGTCCGGTGCCGCCCCCTGAACGACATGACCCCCGAGGGGGTAGGGGGGTGGGGAGCCAGCGCGCTCAAGGGAGTGGCCGGGAACGCCCCCTATGACGAGAGCCAGGCGGACCGGGAGCATCGGCGGGAGAAGAACTACCGGGGGATCCGGGGCGACGGCTCCTTCGACCGGCACGACAAGGGGGAGGGCCCCGACTACGTCACCCTGGGGAAGATGGGCCCGATGGTCGGGCTCCGGGAGCCCGAGCAGGTCCTGCGGCTGAACAACATCCTGAACGACCTGGGGCTCGACTCGGCCAGCACCGGAAGCGCCATCGCCTGGGCCATGGAGCTGTACCAGCGGGGGATCCTCTCCCGGGAGGACACCGGGGGGCTCGAGCTGACCTGGGGCAACTACGAGGTGATCGAGAAGCTGCTCTTCCTGACGGCCCGTCGGGAAGGGTTCGGCGACGTCATTGCCGACTCCTCCCGGGCGGTGGAGCGGGGGAGATATCCTCGGGAGGCCCTCCGCTACCGGATGGCCGTCAAGGGGCTCTTCCAGACCGACCCGCACGACTCGAGGATCCTCAAGGGCTTCGCCCTCGGCGTCGCCGTCTCCACGCGGGGGATGGATCACCTCCGGAACCGTCCCACCCTCGAGATCAACGCCCGGATCAACGACGACCCGGAGTTCAAGAGAGCCCTCTACGGCGGATCCGTGTCGCCGGAGCCGAACCGCTACGACGGGAAGGAGCATGCGGTCCGGGCCTGCGAGAACACCTTCGCGGTGGGGGACGCCGTCGGCGTCTGCCGCTTCGCGACCAAGCTCTTCAACTCCCCCTCCACCGCCGGGTGCGAGGAGTTCGCCCTGCAGGTCAGGGAGCTGACCGGGGAGGAGTTCACCCCGGAGCAGCTCGACGGGATCGGCCGCAACATCACCGGGATCGAGCGTCTCCTCAACGCGCGCCTGGGGCTGACCGAGAAGGACGACACCCTCCCGGACCGCTGGTTCGAGGAGGAGATCCGGGGAGGGCCCTTCTCCGGGGAGAAGATCGACCGGGCCCGGTTCGCGCAGCTCAAGGCCCGCTATTACGCCCTCCTCGGGCTCAACGGCGCGGGAGTCCCGTCGCTTGCGTGGCACCGCCGCCTCGCGGAGGTGACCACCGGATTCGCCGTCGAAGTCGCCCTCCCCGACGACATCCCGGGAGCCCCGGAGGGAGCGGTCATCGTGGACGAGCCGGTGAGGAGCGCCGCGGAACTGCG
- a CDS encoding 2-dehydropantoate 2-reductase: MAKRRYRPKKFAVIGAGPVGNVIAAFLSKGGCEVTLCDIVPSLLAPARDPGIRIEGTDILKAKVARTTPRIEEILDDPPDVILVAVKATALPLIASALEGYPGEGRYVISWQNGIDTERVLAHHLGPEHVLRAVVNFGCVPIAPGHVRLAFHHRPHVLQELDPGARKAAVAICEVLTRCGLDTVHTGQILSMVWRKAVMNACMNPICAITGKTMAEVISDPILFTLVDSLIKEGIAVARANEIFLGPDFYPYCVGYIRSAGHHKPSMRQDIEAGRRTEIDYINGKIIEYGAQAGIATPFNTMVRGLVKALEPR; the protein is encoded by the coding sequence ATGGCAAAACGACGCTACAGGCCGAAGAAGTTCGCGGTCATCGGAGCCGGGCCGGTCGGCAACGTCATCGCCGCGTTTCTCTCGAAGGGGGGGTGCGAGGTCACCCTGTGCGACATCGTACCGTCGCTCCTTGCGCCGGCGCGCGATCCCGGGATCCGGATCGAGGGGACCGACATCCTGAAGGCGAAGGTGGCCCGGACGACCCCCCGGATCGAGGAGATCCTCGACGATCCTCCCGACGTGATCCTCGTCGCCGTCAAGGCGACGGCGCTCCCGCTGATCGCCTCCGCCCTCGAGGGGTACCCGGGGGAGGGGCGGTACGTGATCAGCTGGCAGAACGGCATCGACACCGAACGGGTCCTCGCGCACCACCTGGGGCCGGAGCATGTCCTGCGGGCGGTCGTGAATTTCGGGTGCGTTCCGATCGCTCCGGGCCACGTCCGGCTCGCCTTCCACCATCGCCCCCACGTTCTCCAGGAGCTCGACCCCGGGGCGCGCAAGGCCGCCGTCGCGATCTGCGAGGTCCTCACCCGGTGCGGGCTCGACACCGTCCACACCGGGCAGATCCTGAGCATGGTCTGGCGGAAGGCGGTCATGAACGCCTGCATGAACCCGATCTGCGCGATCACCGGCAAGACGATGGCCGAGGTCATCAGCGACCCGATCCTCTTCACCCTGGTCGACTCCCTGATCAAGGAGGGGATCGCCGTGGCCCGGGCGAACGAGATCTTCCTCGGCCCGGACTTCTACCCCTACTGCGTCGGCTACATCCGGAGCGCGGGGCACCACAAGCCGTCCATGCGCCAGGATATCGAGGCGGGACGGAGGACCGAGATCGACTACATCAACGGCAAGATCATCGAGTACGGAGCGCAGGCCGGGATCGCCACCCCCTTCAACACGATGGTCCGGGGGCTGGTCAAGGCGCTCGAGCCGCGCTGA